From a single Theropithecus gelada isolate Dixy chromosome 10, Tgel_1.0, whole genome shotgun sequence genomic region:
- the DEFB115 gene encoding beta-defensin 115, giving the protein MLPDHFSPLSVDIKLFVLALDVLVVLAQTAPDGWIRRCCYGIGRCRKSCKEIERNKEKCGGKYICCVPKEKDKVSHIHDQKETSELYI; this is encoded by the exons ATGCTGCCAGATCATTTCTCACCCCTCTCAGTAGACATTAAACTCTTTGTCCTGGCCTTAGATGTCCTTGTGGTCCTGGCTCAGACCGCCCCAG ATGGATGGATCAGAAGGTGCTGTTACGGAATTGGCAGATGCAGGAAATCATGCAAAGAAATTgagaggaacaaagaaaaatgtgggggaaaatatatttgctgtgTCCCTAAAGAAAAGGATAAAGTATCACACATTCATGACCAAAAAGAGACAAGCGAGCTATATATCTAG